Proteins encoded by one window of Leptospira barantonii:
- the rpmE gene encoding 50S ribosomal protein L31 — protein sequence MKTGIHPNYRVAKISCASCGTVYDTRTSIGDINIEICAACHPFFTGKSKLVDTTGRVDKFKKKYKMQ from the coding sequence ATGAAAACCGGAATTCATCCAAACTATAGAGTAGCAAAAATCAGCTGTGCATCCTGTGGAACCGTATACGATACGAGAACTTCTATCGGAGACATCAACATAGAAATTTGCGCGGCTTGCCACCCATTCTTTACCGGAAAATCCAAACTTGTGGATACGACCGGTCGAGTTGACAAGTTCAAGAAAAAATACAAGATGCAGTGA
- a CDS encoding pentapeptide repeat-containing protein, whose product MSVMDFARYKQINDDRINYREMEDATVVSNYRNVGCGDGYRIYLKIDSSDHVTDASYTTTGCGFGIVALAMATEFAKGKTIDELKVVTPADLEKMFEFPERRKNYPESAVAALLQAVRDYESGEGVPKEKRITAGKALEILKEKGSLKDEDLSSIILEKQNFDGVDFSGANLGHAFLQNSSFVGANFSGAKLRGSFLNNADLRNSNFRGADLRWAKLAGANIEGADFTDAIYDIGTRLDQKQIHLFSVMKKEGKDLYLNKEAE is encoded by the coding sequence ATGAGTGTAATGGACTTCGCACGGTATAAGCAGATCAACGACGATCGAATCAACTATCGAGAGATGGAGGATGCGACCGTCGTTTCTAATTATAGAAACGTAGGTTGTGGAGACGGCTACCGCATTTATCTCAAAATCGATTCCAGCGATCACGTCACGGACGCAAGTTACACAACAACCGGTTGTGGATTCGGAATCGTCGCACTCGCGATGGCTACCGAATTTGCAAAAGGCAAAACCATCGACGAACTCAAAGTAGTAACTCCCGCCGATCTCGAAAAGATGTTCGAGTTTCCCGAAAGACGTAAGAATTATCCCGAGTCGGCAGTGGCCGCGCTTTTACAAGCAGTCCGCGATTACGAAAGCGGAGAAGGGGTTCCCAAAGAAAAAAGAATCACCGCGGGCAAGGCACTGGAGATTCTCAAAGAAAAAGGTTCCCTCAAAGACGAGGACCTTTCCAGCATCATATTAGAAAAACAGAATTTTGACGGGGTTGATTTCTCCGGGGCCAATCTCGGGCACGCGTTCCTCCAGAATTCTTCCTTTGTGGGCGCGAACTTTTCGGGCGCTAAACTCAGAGGTTCCTTCTTAAACAACGCGGATCTGAGAAACTCCAATTTTAGAGGAGCCGATCTTCGTTGGGCAAAACTTGCCGGCGCTAATATCGAAGGCGCGGATTTTACGGACGCGATCTACGATATCGGAACAAGGCTGGATCAAAAACAAATCCATCTGTTTAGCGTGATGAAAAAAGAAGGAAAAGATCTTTATCTTAACAAAGAGGCCGAATGA
- the rho gene encoding transcription termination factor Rho yields MATARRDNKNRHHHQNNNHNQNDSETTDSSIEEEGSGQESQDFDSSEGGDQRARKRKRGGYDGPTPAPIDLVELKKKAIADLIEVAKGLGVENTGGLKKQNLIFAILQAQAERDGQVHAAGVMEKLPDGYGFLRSPDYNYVPGPDDIYVSPSQIKLFGLRTGDTVEGQIRPPKESERFFAMLRVETVNGYTPDVAGKRALFDNLTPLYPNERLKMEYDPSMLDTRILDLMCPIGKGQRALIVAPPRTGKTILMQNIANAITSNHPECTLIVLLIDERPEEVTDMARHVRGEVVSSTFDEPAQRHVQVAEMVIEKAKRLVEHGKDVVILLDSITRLARAYNQVIPTSGKILSGGVDSNALHKPKRFFGAARNIEEGGSLTIIATALIDTGSKMDEVIFEEFKGTGNMEIHLDRKLSDKRIFPAIDINKSGTRKEELLITRDVLQKVFVLRKVLSPMSITESMELLLEKMRLSKTNDAFLASMNTQ; encoded by the coding sequence ATGGCAACAGCAAGACGAGACAATAAGAACAGACACCACCACCAAAATAATAACCACAACCAAAACGATTCCGAAACGACCGATTCTTCCATCGAAGAAGAAGGTTCCGGTCAGGAATCACAGGACTTTGATTCCTCCGAAGGCGGAGATCAAAGAGCCCGCAAACGCAAGAGGGGCGGTTACGATGGTCCCACTCCGGCTCCCATCGATCTCGTAGAACTTAAGAAAAAAGCGATCGCCGATCTGATCGAAGTCGCAAAAGGTCTCGGTGTTGAAAACACCGGCGGTTTAAAAAAACAAAACTTAATCTTCGCCATTCTTCAGGCCCAAGCCGAAAGAGACGGTCAGGTTCACGCGGCCGGCGTCATGGAAAAACTTCCGGATGGTTACGGCTTTTTAAGATCTCCGGACTATAACTACGTTCCGGGTCCGGATGATATTTACGTTTCTCCTTCTCAAATCAAACTCTTCGGTTTAAGAACCGGGGATACGGTGGAAGGTCAAATCCGTCCTCCGAAAGAATCCGAAAGATTCTTTGCGATGCTTCGTGTGGAAACCGTAAACGGTTATACTCCGGATGTTGCGGGCAAACGCGCTCTTTTCGATAACTTAACTCCTCTTTATCCGAATGAAAGACTCAAGATGGAATACGATCCATCCATGCTCGACACGAGAATTTTGGATCTTATGTGTCCGATCGGAAAAGGACAAAGAGCGCTCATCGTTGCTCCTCCGAGAACCGGTAAAACGATTCTCATGCAGAACATCGCAAACGCGATCACTTCCAATCATCCCGAATGTACTTTGATCGTCCTTCTGATCGACGAACGTCCGGAAGAAGTTACCGATATGGCACGCCACGTTCGCGGTGAAGTGGTTTCTTCTACGTTCGATGAACCGGCTCAAAGACACGTTCAAGTCGCAGAGATGGTGATCGAAAAAGCGAAACGTCTCGTGGAACACGGAAAAGACGTCGTTATTCTTTTGGATTCGATCACTCGTTTGGCTCGTGCTTATAACCAGGTGATTCCTACTTCCGGTAAAATTCTTTCCGGTGGGGTGGATTCGAACGCGCTTCACAAACCGAAACGTTTCTTTGGAGCGGCCAGAAATATCGAAGAGGGTGGTTCTTTGACCATCATCGCAACCGCTTTGATCGACACCGGTTCCAAAATGGACGAGGTGATTTTCGAGGAATTCAAAGGAACCGGTAACATGGAAATCCACCTGGATCGGAAACTTTCCGACAAACGGATTTTCCCGGCCATCGACATCAATAAGTCCGGAACTCGTAAGGAAGAACTTTTAATCACTCGAGACGTTCTTCAGAAAGTGTTTGTCCTTCGAAAAGTACTTTCTCCTATGAGCATCACGGAAAGCATGGAATTATTACTGGAAAAAATGCGTCTTTCCAAGACAAACGACGCCTTTTTGGCCAGTATGAATACCCAATAA
- a CDS encoding adenylate/guanylate cyclase domain-containing protein has translation MNSFLNLYNWNIRQKLMVIISFIILVSLGVIIALATYFFKSDNEVRIKENNLKLTDVISQKVRSDIASLTKRSLLLARSVAGTEESNDILQNEEDIFYLKIFRKEGPDYVGVKRIASDSTLKDFKTNAEDADKIVRKYLNGQKKAQIGKPLVFNVSPDFQRPVLYLSVVIGDGVNSAVVVSLVRMDSILDSFKTSGITQFFLVGQDGKLIAHSDPKLILQPTNLSDDPIVKNLLESSISNGQTRYKGKDNQFYLGSFRRIGYAGLGVISSTSEKKAFEEVYNIQKRNIYLMFVVVNVSILFVFFYSRRLTRPILKLVDASKEIEQGNFQLTLEPESGDEIGKLTASFVEMGKGLSDRDKMKDAFGKFVNKDIAEMVLKGEVKLGGDKRECVILFSDIRNFTSISEKIEPELVVEFLNQYFTAMVKCINANGGSVNKYIGDAIMAVWGELGHTDFDTEKAINAALDMRKSLLQFNKGRGTDKKPKIFIGIGINTGQVIAGQIGSEDRLEYTVIGDTVNLASRVESLTKVFGADILITGNSYEKVKGIFNLEKLKPIKVKGKQSLQTIYAVLGHTKDKNCPKNLKELRKQIGMEFKPGGSK, from the coding sequence ATGAATTCATTTCTCAATTTGTACAACTGGAATATCCGCCAAAAACTGATGGTGATCATTTCGTTCATCATTCTCGTTTCTCTGGGAGTGATCATCGCTCTCGCCACGTACTTTTTCAAATCGGACAACGAGGTAAGAATCAAGGAAAACAACTTGAAACTGACCGACGTGATCAGTCAGAAAGTGCGTTCGGATATCGCATCCTTAACAAAACGTTCTTTGCTTCTCGCAAGATCCGTAGCCGGCACGGAAGAATCGAACGATATCCTCCAAAACGAAGAGGATATTTTTTATCTGAAGATTTTCAGAAAAGAAGGACCCGACTACGTCGGAGTAAAACGGATCGCGAGCGACTCCACTCTCAAAGATTTCAAAACCAACGCGGAAGACGCGGACAAAATCGTTCGTAAATATTTAAACGGACAAAAAAAAGCTCAGATCGGAAAACCATTGGTCTTCAACGTTTCACCCGATTTTCAAAGACCGGTTCTTTATCTTTCCGTCGTGATCGGAGACGGGGTGAACTCCGCGGTTGTGGTTTCTCTCGTGAGAATGGATTCTATATTAGATTCTTTTAAAACGTCCGGGATCACTCAATTTTTTCTCGTGGGCCAGGACGGAAAACTGATCGCACATTCGGATCCGAAATTGATTCTCCAGCCGACAAACCTATCGGACGATCCGATCGTTAAAAATTTATTGGAAAGTTCCATCAGCAACGGACAAACCCGTTACAAGGGAAAGGACAATCAATTCTATCTCGGTTCTTTTAGAAGAATCGGATACGCCGGACTCGGAGTGATCTCGAGCACGTCCGAAAAGAAAGCCTTCGAAGAAGTTTATAACATTCAAAAAAGAAACATCTATCTGATGTTCGTCGTGGTGAACGTTTCCATTCTATTCGTATTCTTTTATTCGAGAAGATTGACCAGACCGATTCTCAAACTCGTGGACGCATCGAAAGAAATCGAACAGGGAAATTTTCAACTCACCCTCGAACCCGAGTCCGGAGACGAAATCGGAAAACTCACCGCGTCTTTCGTGGAAATGGGTAAAGGACTTTCGGATCGAGACAAGATGAAGGACGCATTCGGAAAGTTCGTAAACAAGGACATCGCCGAAATGGTTCTCAAGGGAGAGGTCAAACTCGGAGGAGACAAAAGAGAATGTGTGATTCTCTTTTCGGACATCCGTAACTTCACCTCCATCTCCGAAAAGATCGAACCGGAACTAGTTGTAGAATTCTTAAATCAATACTTTACCGCGATGGTCAAGTGTATCAACGCAAACGGCGGAAGCGTCAACAAATACATCGGAGACGCGATCATGGCGGTTTGGGGAGAATTGGGACATACCGATTTCGACACCGAAAAAGCGATCAACGCCGCGCTCGATATGCGAAAGAGCCTTCTTCAATTCAACAAAGGAAGAGGAACCGATAAAAAACCGAAAATTTTTATCGGAATCGGGATCAATACCGGACAAGTCATCGCGGGCCAAATCGGTTCCGAAGACAGATTGGAATACACGGTCATCGGAGATACCGTGAACCTCGCTTCCAGAGTGGAATCTTTGACAAAAGTATTCGGAGCGGATATTCTCATTACCGGAAACTCTTACGAAAAAGTAAAAGGTATCTTCAATTTGGAAAAACTAAAACCCATCAAGGTAAAGGGAAAACAATCCCTGCAAACCATCTACGCGGTTTTAGGCCATACAAAGGATAAGAATTGTCCAAAAAATCTGAAGGAACTTCGAAAACAAATCGGAATGGAATTCAAACCGGGCGGGTCTAAATAA
- a CDS encoding CBS domain-containing protein encodes MKIEAIYRYFLITPATHLPVVNESGDLVGLLSRKQIQMEMADLSSSEREYSELPESFLETEIPESFFQYFQRQKSIPVLSKTGEKKEEWDKVQVMAGLGKLVSANRPTESPVTEEKKQEQEQSSRFWFMELILQNFPDGLLATDLEGSSIFYNETFEQEILPKKYFRDSILQAERLLKEMSKNLLADYLKSNELRLDGNSPFSLQTYVTDLECNVRIIVLKQGPKIVGYLYHFVSPRSVLGRQDESGLEFPSVSDAFFQKLPLETMLKEVESSFIFHSLKRNQDNISHTALELGVPRTTLQNRIKFLELQSRYSLSRENPIPRKKAGSFVSSDEKNEPPTKSASETSKTSNVSKPSSSSKKQGKNPSKSNSSQKKNVSSKSNVSKASAKKRKPR; translated from the coding sequence ATGAAAATAGAAGCAATCTACAGATACTTTCTCATCACCCCCGCCACACATTTGCCGGTTGTGAACGAGTCGGGAGATCTTGTAGGTTTATTATCCCGTAAGCAGATTCAGATGGAAATGGCCGATCTAAGTTCATCGGAACGAGAATATTCCGAACTTCCCGAATCTTTTTTAGAAACGGAAATCCCCGAATCATTTTTCCAATACTTTCAACGACAAAAGTCGATTCCCGTTCTTTCCAAAACCGGCGAAAAAAAGGAAGAATGGGATAAGGTCCAAGTAATGGCCGGGCTTGGCAAACTTGTATCCGCGAACCGCCCGACCGAATCGCCCGTCACCGAGGAAAAAAAACAAGAACAGGAGCAGAGTTCCCGCTTTTGGTTCATGGAACTCATCTTACAAAACTTTCCCGACGGACTTCTCGCTACCGACTTGGAAGGAAGTTCGATCTTTTACAACGAAACCTTCGAGCAGGAGATTCTTCCCAAAAAGTATTTTAGGGATTCGATTCTACAAGCGGAACGATTGCTCAAGGAAATGAGTAAGAATCTTCTGGCCGATTATCTAAAATCGAACGAACTTCGGTTGGACGGAAATTCTCCCTTTTCCTTGCAGACATACGTAACCGATCTCGAATGCAACGTAAGAATCATCGTTCTCAAACAAGGTCCGAAGATCGTCGGTTATCTTTATCATTTCGTTTCTCCTCGTTCCGTTTTGGGCCGTCAGGATGAAAGCGGTTTGGAATTTCCGTCGGTGAGCGATGCGTTCTTTCAAAAACTTCCTCTGGAAACCATGCTCAAAGAAGTGGAAAGTTCGTTTATCTTTCATTCGTTAAAGCGAAATCAGGACAATATATCGCATACCGCACTCGAGTTAGGCGTTCCTCGAACCACTCTTCAAAATAGAATCAAGTTTCTGGAACTACAAAGTCGTTATTCTCTTTCCAGGGAGAATCCGATTCCCCGTAAAAAGGCGGGTTCTTTCGTTTCTTCCGACGAGAAGAATGAACCACCGACAAAGTCCGCTTCGGAAACATCCAAGACCTCTAACGTTTCGAAACCTTCTTCCTCGTCCAAAAAACAAGGGAAGAATCCGTCAAAATCCAATTCTTCTCAAAAGAAGAATGTTTCCTCAAAATCGAACGTTTCAAAGGCTTCCGCAAAAAAAAGAAAACCTCGCTGA
- a CDS encoding FecR family protein has protein sequence MKDRFLSGDRPILFILVFNVVLFTAVFIYDYTQYGYQGSQKVIGTILHKSNTIQRKYDSEVVWKEVEVGNSIQNRDTILTAEGSQVKLRLLDGTEIMIAENSMVFIDYLDNRANLEISVGGLQVTRRPTDKENPSSLGIRSGDGVLKLVEGIVNVEKKKNQKTLEYAVLSGTIKADPSNPFPMLPRKSLDGFEKLFPVAASIQTTESLQAAANNSTGSTNNGSTTDSSTTSGSNSNNTSSSNTSSTAGSDPNSSANDSNYGKYDNGNPNYRSTTGSNTNNTTSSNSGTTPNEKNGNTGLNTKSGLKLDRVDAQSGKDSKTSGTSKTGYDPGDYLKKQKYEQGKIQEKSDSTSNQNRTEFKPNESEKKETKTGNTSSQDLKKDKPARSWTPEELIRQEKEKRRREREDKEQRDFLRM, from the coding sequence ATGAAAGATCGATTTCTTTCAGGCGACCGACCTATCCTGTTTATACTCGTATTCAACGTGGTGTTGTTTACGGCGGTATTCATATACGATTATACTCAGTACGGATATCAGGGTTCGCAAAAAGTAATCGGAACCATTCTTCATAAATCCAATACGATCCAAAGAAAATACGATTCGGAAGTCGTCTGGAAAGAAGTCGAGGTCGGAAACTCGATTCAAAACCGGGACACGATTTTAACCGCCGAAGGTTCTCAAGTAAAACTCAGACTTTTGGACGGAACCGAGATCATGATCGCCGAGAACTCCATGGTCTTTATCGATTACTTGGACAACCGCGCCAATCTTGAAATTTCTGTAGGCGGCTTGCAGGTAACGAGAAGGCCGACTGACAAGGAGAATCCTTCCTCGCTCGGAATCCGTTCCGGCGACGGGGTTTTAAAACTTGTGGAAGGAATCGTAAACGTAGAAAAAAAGAAGAATCAAAAAACTCTGGAATACGCGGTTCTTTCCGGAACGATCAAAGCGGATCCGAGCAATCCGTTTCCTATGTTGCCTCGCAAATCTTTGGACGGTTTTGAAAAATTATTTCCGGTTGCGGCGAGCATTCAAACTACAGAATCGTTGCAAGCGGCGGCTAATAATTCCACCGGATCCACTAACAACGGTTCTACTACGGATAGTTCTACAACCTCCGGTTCGAATTCGAACAATACAAGTTCTTCCAACACATCTTCGACTGCGGGTTCCGATCCGAATTCTTCCGCAAACGATTCGAACTATGGAAAGTACGACAACGGAAATCCGAATTACAGATCTACGACCGGTTCCAATACAAACAACACCACGAGTTCGAACTCGGGCACTACTCCAAACGAGAAAAACGGAAATACGGGACTCAATACCAAGTCCGGTTTAAAACTGGATCGTGTGGACGCTCAGTCCGGAAAAGATTCAAAGACTTCGGGAACTTCCAAAACCGGTTATGATCCCGGCGATTACCTGAAAAAACAGAAATACGAACAGGGTAAAATTCAGGAAAAATCCGATTCCACTTCGAATCAAAATAGAACCGAATTCAAACCGAACGAATCCGAAAAAAAAGAAACCAAAACGGGCAACACTTCTTCTCAAGACTTAAAAAAGGACAAACCTGCCAGATCCTGGACGCCTGAAGAATTGATCAGACAAGAAAAGGAAAAACGCAGAAGAGAAAGAGAAGATAAGGAACAACGAGACTTCTTAAGAATGTAA